In Streptomyces sp. P9-A4, the genomic window ATGGAGCCCATCGCGGCGGCGCAGGCCACCGGGTTGCCGCCGTACGTGCCGCCCAGACCGCCGCCGTGGACGGAGTCCATGATCTCGGCGCGGCCGGTGACGGCGGCGAGCGGCAGACCGCCCGCGATGCCCTTGGCGGTGGTGATGAGGTCCGGGACGATGCCCTCGTCCTCGCACGCGAACCACTGGCCGGTACGGCAGAAGCCGGACTGGATCTCGTCGGCGACGAAGACGATGCCGTTGTCGTTGGCGAACTTCACGATCGCCGGCAGGAAGCCCTTGGCCGGCTCGATGAAGCCGCCCTCGCCGAGGACCGGCTCGATGATGATCGCGGCGACGTTGTCGGCGCCGATCTGCTTGCTGATCTGGTCGATCGCCTGCGCGGCGGCCTCGGGGCCGCAGTTCTCGGCACCGGTGGGCCAGCGGTAGCCGTAGGCCACCGGCACGCGGTAGACCTCGGGCGCGAACGGACCGAAGCCCTGCTTGTACGGCATGTTCTTCGCCGTCAGCGCCATCGTGAGGTTCGTACGGCCGTGGTAGCCGTGGTCGAAGACGACGACGGCCTGGCGCTTGGTGTACGAACGGGCGATCTTCACCGCGTTCTCGACGGCCTCGGCGCCCGAGTTGAACAGCGCGGACTTCTTGGCGTGGTCGCCCGGGGTCAGCTCGGCCAGCGCCTCGCAGACGTCCACGTAACCCTCGTACGGCGTCACCATGAAACAGGTGTGGGTGAAGTCCTGGAGCTGCGCGGACGCGCGGCGCACGACGGCCTCGGCGGAGGCGCCGACCGAGGTCACGGCGATGCCGGAACCGAAGTCGATCAGACGGTTGCCGTCGACGTCCTCGATGATGCCGCCGCCGGCCCGCTTGGTGAAGACGGGGAGCGTGGAGCCCACGCCACCGGCGACCGTGTCGAGGCGGCGGGCCTGAAGCTCCTGCGACTTCGGACCGGGGATGGCGGTGACGATGCGCCGCTCCTGCGGGACAGCGTTCATGCGGGGCTCCTGGGGGTGTTCTGGACGCACTTGCGGGTTTCCTCCGCAGGCTAGGCGCGGGGGAGGGGCGGAGGCATGCGCCGATCGGGAGTGGTGGCGGGTGTGTCGTTGTCCGGGATGGACATGGTGGCTCCGGTTCCGCTCCGGCCGTACGGCTGGTCGAAACCCCTCCGGGGCGCTCCGGGCCCACTAGATTGACGGTGGCACAGACGCGGCGACCTGGCTGGTCAGGGGGCAGGGGTTCATGGAGACCGACGGCACGTACGAGTCACGCGACACCAGGGGGAGCGGGGTTCCGCGGCCGGCGGGGCCGCCGGTGGGGCAGCCGTCGACAGGTCAGTCGTCGACCGGTCAGCCGTCGACAGGCCAGCCGTCGACCGGTCAGCCGTCGGCCCACGGCCGGGAGGCCGGTGGCACGTCGTCGTCGGCCGATGCGACACAGGCCGGTCCCGCCCCCGCCGTCGCCCCCTCCGCCGGACTCCCGCCCGTGCCGCCGCTCCCCGCCCAGGCCCCGCACCCCTCCGGACCCGCCCCGCAACCGCCCTCCCACGCCCCCCGCCCGCCCGGCCCCGTCCTCCCGTCGCGGTCCGACCCGGTGACCGGGGCGCGGCCCGCCGTCGTCGACTGGCTCGACGCCCCCCGGCCCGAGGCCGGTCCCGGGATCTGGCGGTTCCGGCACGTACCGCCGCCGCCCGCCGCGCCCAAGCGGCTCGCGCCCGTCACCGTCGTCGGGATGCTGATCCCGGTCGCCGTCGGCCTGCTCATCTGGTCGGCCTACCGGCGCGGCACGCTCCCCTACATGTGGGCCGTGCTCCAGACCCTCACCCCGGGCGACTGGTGGTACCACGGCACCACCGCGGCCCGGGACTGGCACGGACAGGCCGCCCACGACGTCTTCGGCGGCGCCGTCTTCGTCGGGCTCGTCTGCGCGATCGCCGCGCTCGGCTCCTGGGGCACGATCGTCCGCCACTACCTCGGCCGGTTCCGGCCGCCCGTCCGCGCCGCGCTCGCGGGCGGCGGGGCCCTGATCGCCCTGGCGTTCGTCTGGCCGGAGGCCTTCGGCCTCGGCTGGGACCCGCTGCCCGTCGTCTCCCCGGCGCTCTCCCTCGTCTCGCTCGTCGGCGGCGGCTACGACGTCCTGGAGTCCCCCTTCCTCGTCTATCCGCTGTACGCGCTCATCACCGCCCTCGTCGTCCGGCCCTTCGCCCG contains:
- the gabT gene encoding 4-aminobutyrate--2-oxoglutarate transaminase → MNAVPQERRIVTAIPGPKSQELQARRLDTVAGGVGSTLPVFTKRAGGGIIEDVDGNRLIDFGSGIAVTSVGASAEAVVRRASAQLQDFTHTCFMVTPYEGYVDVCEALAELTPGDHAKKSALFNSGAEAVENAVKIARSYTKRQAVVVFDHGYHGRTNLTMALTAKNMPYKQGFGPFAPEVYRVPVAYGYRWPTGAENCGPEAAAQAIDQISKQIGADNVAAIIIEPVLGEGGFIEPAKGFLPAIVKFANDNGIVFVADEIQSGFCRTGQWFACEDEGIVPDLITTAKGIAGGLPLAAVTGRAEIMDSVHGGGLGGTYGGNPVACAAAMGSIETMKELDLNGKAQRIEEVMKARLTAMQEKFPAIGDIRGRGAMIAIELVKDPATKEPFPEAAAALAKYCHNEGVLVLTCGTYGNVLRFLPPLVIGEDLLNEGLDVIEAALATV